GCATGGGGCTGACCCTGCGCCCCACCCCGCACCGCTTCGAGGTGGAAGGGCGCAGCCTCTACACCTGGTGCGCGTTCGACGCGTTGCTTTTCCCCGTCATCCTGGGCAAGACCGTTCGGGTGCGGTCGCCCTGCCCCGGCACGGGAGCGCCGGTTCGGGCGCGGGTCTCGCCCGCGGGGCTGGAGGAGCTGGATCCGCCCGAGGCCGTGGTTTCCCTTCGGGTACCCGACACCTTCGAGAACCTCAGGGGGAGTTTCTGCGGCTTCGTGCACTTCTTCCGCTCGGCCGCCGCGGCGGCCGACTGGTTGCGCTCGCGCCCGGACGCGGTCGTGCTCTCCGTGGACGAGGCCTTCGCGCTTGGACGCAGGCTGGCGTACGACCGTTTTGGAGTCGGATCCTCCTAGGCCGGACGGCGACGAACCCTCCGCCGAACGAACGGACCGCACGGAACAGGGCCACCAGGGCGTCGTTCGTCTGAGTTCTGAGCAGCGAGGCGTAGTATGTTGCGGGGCCCCCGTGGCCTCGCGCTAGCCCCGGTTCGTTCGCGGCTAGGACAGCTCGCCGCTAAACAGCGGCGCTTCCTCCCCGCGCAGCTCGGCCTCGGTGACGGTGCGGCCGTCGGCGCGGATGTGGATCACCTCGTCCGGTTCCAGCGCGCCGAACTGGACCAGGCCGCGCACCACCAGGAAGCGGCGGTGGCAGCGACGTGGGTCTTCTTCGGCGCAGACCAGGGCCACGACGTGGCGGCTGGCGAGCTCCACCAGCGCCTCGAGCCCCTTTTGGAAACCCGGGTCGCGCAGCCGCGCTTCCACGTCGAGTTTTTGTCGGCTTCCGCGAGGCACGCCGCCGAGCCGGTCGCCCATCCATACGTAGCCGAAGCCGGCTTCCGCGAGGGCCTGGGCGAAGGGGCGGTGGTTGTACTGGGGGTTGTGCCGCGAAAAGGGTCGGGCGCGCACGTCCACCACGACCTCCACCCCATTTTCGCGCAAGAGCTCGAGAAAACGCTCCAGCGGCAGGTTGGCGTGGCCCAGCGTGTAGAGCATTCCGCCTCCAGGATACCGGAGGCGGAGCGGGAAGGCCCCGCCGGTTAGCCCTGCGAGGCGGCGTAGGCCAGGATCTTTCCCGGGATGTCCACCCCGGTGGTGGTCACCGAGTTCTTGAACTCCATGGTGTGGTTGACCTCGTTGACCAGCAGGCCGCGCGCCGACTCGAAGACGTCCACGGCCAGCACCCCGCCGCCGAGGGCCCGGGCGGCGGCCAGGCTGACTTCGGCGAGCTCGTCCGTGACCGGGCAGTTTTCGGCCACCGCGCCGCGGGCGGTGTTGGTGATCCAGTGCTCGCTCGCGCGGAAGATGGCGGCGATGGCCTGATCGCCCACCACGAAGACGCGGATGTCGCGCCCCGGCTTTTCCACGAACTCCTGCAGGTAGTAGAGCTGGTGCTGGTAGCCCATGAACTGCTTGTGCTCGAGCAGCGCCTCCAGGGCGTCGCGGTCGTTCACGCGGGCCACCATCCGCCCCCAGGAGCCGACCACCGGTTTGACCACCAGCGGGTAGCCCCATTCTTCGGCCATCCTCAGGGCGGTATCCGGGTCCAGGGCCAGGGCGGTGCGCGGCTGCGGCACCCCGGCGGCGGCCAGGGCGGCCGAGGTGGCCCACTTGTCGCCGGCGGTCTCGATGACCTCGGGTCGGTTCACCGTGGGCACGCCCAGCGCGGTCAGGTAGCGGCTTGCAGCCAGCCCGCGCGACTGGCTGACGGCGCGCTCGAGCGCCGCCGAAACGCCCTCCAGCTCGGCAGGGGGCTCCTCCAGGTCCATGCGCAGCTGGGGCAGGTAGACCTTCTTCCAGGCCAGGCCCAGGCGGTCGGCGGCCTCGAAGAGCAGTTTTTCGTCGCCGCGGATGCGGTCGTAGAGGATGGCTAGCATGGCTGTAGGGGGGTGGGGCTTGGGGGGTGGGATGTGGGAAAAACCTACTTCCTACACCCCACCTCCTACCTCCTTATTCGCCCCAATCCTCCGCCTCTTCGGGGGCCGGCTCCACCTTTAGGGGTTCTACGGAGACCACTTCGAGCTCCGCGCCGCAGTCGTCGCAGATCAGCAGTTCGCCGAGTTCCGGGTTTTCTAGCGTCAGGGTGGCACCGCATTCAGGGCAGGTCACGTTCATAGTTCTTCTTCCTCCACGTCGCCCCAGTCGGGCTTGAAGGTAAAGCCGCACTCGGGGCAGGTCAGGGGTCCTTCGCCTTCCACCTCGATCGGGGTCTCGCAGCGGGGGCAGTCCACGAAAAAGCCCTCGCCCGCCTGCACCACGCGCAGGGTCAGCGGTTCCAGCAGGGCCACCTCGACCACCGCGCCGCAGACCTCGCACTCGAGCAGGCTTCCCTCGTCGAGCCGGTCCAGTACCTCTGCTTCGAGCAAGAGGGGTTCGCTGCACACCGGGCATTCCACGCTCAGGGCTTCCATGCCTCACTCTACCCCCGGGAAGTCGCCGTGCTTCTTGAAGTATTCGAGCACGGAGCCCTCCTCGAGCGCCGCCAGCAGGAAGGCCGGCGGGGGTTCGAGCCGGTAGGTGCGCCCCCTGAGCTCCAGGGTGCCGGTGCGGATGTCGTAACGTACCTCGTCGCCGTCTTCTGCTGCGTTCACCACCTCCTCCGAGATGAAGGGCACGATGCCCAGGTTGACCAGGTTGCGGTAGAAGATGCGCGCGTAGCTGCGCGCCACGATGGCGCGCACCCCCAGCTTCTTAAGCGCCTCGGGCGCGTACTCGCGGCTCGAGCCCAACCCCAGGTTGCGCCCGGCCACGATCAGGTCGCCCGGCCGGTACGCGCCGGCGAACTCGGGGCGCAGGTGGGCGAAGGCGTAGTTCTGGAAGACGTCCTCCCCCACCATGAAGGGGGCGTACTTACCGGGGAGCACGTCGTCGGTGTTGACGTCGTCGCCGAACTTCCAAACCCGGTGCGTGCGTGGTGCGTGGTGCGTGGTCACGGGGCTACCTCCTCCTCGCCCGGGATGCGGCCCAAAACCGCCGCCAGCGCCGCCGTGCGCGGGCTCGCCAGGAAGACCTCGGCGTCGGCCGCGCCCATCCGACCCTTGAAGTTGCGGTTGGCCGTCGAGACCACCCGCTCGCCGCTCGCGGCCACCCCCATGTGCCGGCCCATGCAAGGCCCGCAGCCGGGGGTGCCGATCGTCGCGCCGGCCTCGACGAGCGTTTGCAGCACGCCCTCTTCCATCGCCTGCTTGAGCACCTGGCTCGAAGCGGGCACCACCAGCATGCGGGTGCCCGGGGCCACCCTCCGCCCCCGCAGCACCTCCGCCGCCGCCCGCAGGTCTTCGATGCGACCGTTGGTGCAGGTGCCGACGAAGACGAAGTCCACCTCCGCACCGGCCTGGTCGTCCAGGCCGTGGACGTTGTCCACGTAGAAGGGCGCGGCCAGCCGCGGCGCGAGCGTGCCCAGGTCGATCTCCAGCTCGCGCGCGTAGGCCGCGTCCTCCCCGACCCGCAGCCAGCCCGGCACGTCGTAGTGCTCCAGAATCTCGCCCGACGGCACTACGATCCCGGCCTTGGCCCCGGCTTCCATGGCCAGGTTGGCCAGGGTGATGCGCTCGCTGCGGCCGAAGGCGCGTTCGGCCCCGTCTTCCAAATGAATTTCGACGGCCATGTAAGTCGCCCCGTCGGCACCCAGCCGGCCCACCATTTCGAGCGCCGCGTCCTTGGCGCTCACCCCCGGCCGCGGACGGCCGCGGAAGGTGACCTTCACCGACTCGGGCACCCGCAGCCAGGTCCGGCCGCTGGCGATAGCCAGGGCGATGTCCGTCGCGCCCATGCCGGTTCCGAAGGCCCCCACCGCGCCGTAGCTGGTCGAGTGCGAGTCGGAGCCCACGATCAGCGTCCCCGGCTGGGCCACGCCCTCCTCGATCAGCACCTGGTGGCAGACGCCGCGACCGACCTCGTAGAAGTTGACGCCGGTGCGGCGCGCCCACTCGCGTCCGCGCCGCTGCGCTTCGGCCACGTTGACGTTGGCCGCCGGGGCCACGTGGTCGTAGACCAGCGAGACCCGCTCGGGGTGGCGCGGCTCGGCGCCCAGCTCCTCGAGCCGGTCGATGACGGTGGGCACGATCGAGTCGATCGTCATCGCGTGGTCCACCTCCACCACCACCAGCTCCCCGGGCTGCACCGGCCGCCCGGCCTTGTGGGAAAGGATGGCCTGGGCGAGGGTCATAGCGGCCTCCGGCCGGGGCGTGGGAAGTAGGAAGTAGGGGGTGGGGGGTAGGGGGTGGGGGGTGGGAAACCCGGGCCGGCGTACCCACCACCCACGTCCCACGTCCCACTTCCGCGTCGCTTTGCGTCGCTCATGCCATCACCCACTCTCTCAGAATCCCGTCCAGCTCCTCCAGCGTAAGCTGCCCGCGGTCGGCCAGCTCCTTGATGCGGTGGGTGAGCCGGTGCAGCTCCTCCTCGCCGAAACTGAGCCCCAGCTCCTCGGCCCGCTTCTTGATGGCCGCGCGGCCGGTGAGGCGGCTGGCCACGATCAGCTTGCGGCTCACCCCGAAGACCTCGGGGTTGTAGGCCTCGTAGGACTCGGGGTTGAGGTAGATGGCCTTCAGGTGCATGCCCGCCTTGTGGCTGAAGGCCGTGGCCCCGGTGATGTAGTTGTTGAAGGGGATCTCCACCCCCACCATGCGGGCGATCATGCGGTCGAGCTCGGGCAGCAGCTCCAGGCGGTACTTGCCGCGCACGTAGTCGGGCTGGACGGTGTACATCCGCGCCAGGAAGCCGCCCAGCGGGGTGATGCCGTTGCGCTCGCCGATGCCCAGGACCGTCGTGTCCACGTGGGTGGCCCCGGCCTCGAGCGCCTCGAAGGCGTTGGCGATGGCGCCCCCGGTGTCGTTGTGGCCGTGGAACTCGATGTCGACCCCTGGGCCCACGGCGCGCCGAACCTCGCGCACCAGGGTGTAGACCTGGCGCGGGGTGGCCACGCCCACGGTGTCGGCGAGTCCTACCCGGTCCACGTAGGGCGCGACCGCGCGGTAGATCTCCAGCAGGTCGTGTTCGTCAGAGCGGAAGGTGTCCTCGGCGGAGAAGCGCACCTCCACCCCGGGGGCCTGTTCGCGGATGAAGGTGATGACCTCGAGCGCCTCCTCGATGATCCGTGGCACGTCGCGGCCGTGGGCGGCGCGCAGGTACTTGCTGGTGCCGAAGAGCAGGTCGATGCCCTGGACGCCGGTCTCGAGCGCCGCTTCGGCGGCGTCCTTGCGGGTCTGGATGTGGGTGATGACCTTCGCGCCGAGCCCCAGGCCGGCCACCGCCCGGGCGTCGCGGGCCGACTGGGGCGAGGCCACCGGGGTGGTTACCTCCAGGTATTCGATGCCGAAGGCGTCGAGCGCTTTGGCGATCTCCACCTTGTCGTCGGTGCTGAAATGCGCCCGCTCGAACTGCTCCCCTTCGCGCAGCGTGGAGTCGATGATGGCCCACTTTCGTTCCTGCTCGATCATCCCGTCACCTCCCGGCCAAAAAAAGAACCGGCCTGCAAGCGTGTGCAGGCCGGAGGCGTGGCGCGCGCTAGACTAGCCCGCTCCTCCGGCATACAGTTTTTTGGCCTCCCGGTACTTCATGGTTTGCAATATTATTCAGTCAGCCCGGCGCTGTCAAGCCCCCGCCCCTTGGTGGGGGCTTGCGTTTTCGCCAGAGGGTGTGGGCAAGGAGTCAGCCAAGAAAAAACCGGGCTTCCCCGGCTAGCGTTCGTCTCGGGTGCGGCGGCTACTTGCGGCCGGCGAACCAGCGCCAGCGCCGGGGCGGGTGCGCCAGCTGCAACGGCGCTTCGCTGACCTGGATGCGCTTGCCTTGCAGGCGCAGAACCAGCTTGGCGACGGTGCGGGTGCGAAGGTTGCGCAGCACGGTGGCCTCCTTGGCCTCAGGTTAGCCGTGCCGGCGCGGGAATGTCAAGTAACCCGGTAGGGATTTATGGAAATAGAAACAGTAGCTGTTTGCAAGAAGCTCAGGCGTCCAGCCCGGCGGGGAGGAAGCGCATGATCGCCCCCACCACCTGGTCGAGGGTCAGCTCGCTGGTGTCGATCACCTGGGCGTCCTCGGCCGGCTTCGACTGTTTGGCGTCGCGTTCGTCGCGCAGCCGCAGCATCTTCTCGATCGCCGCCACGTCGTCGGCGCGCTCGCGAGCGCGGCGGCGGGCCCGCACCGCGGGGCTGGCCGTCAGGTAGAACTTGTAAGGCGCGTGAGGGAAGACGGCCGTACCCATGTCGCGTCCCTCGACCACGAAGGGCGGGGGCACTTCGCGCAGCCGCTCGTTCACGTAGGCACGCACGCGCGGGTGGCGGGCCACGGCGCTGACCACCGCGTCCACCTCGGCGGTGTGCAGGTGCGGGGTCAGGTCTTCACCGCCGGCCAGCACCCGGTTGCCGTGGGTGTTGGGCACCAGCCGGACCGGGTGCGCCTCGAGCAGCCTCAGGATGGCCGTTTCGTCGTCGGGGTCCACCCCGTGGCGCAGCACCTGGTAGGCGACGCCGCGGTAGAGCAGCCCGCTGGAAACGTAGGGCACCTCGAGCGCCTGGGCGATACGCCGGGCGACGCTCGACTTGCCCGAGGCCCCGGGACCGTCGATGGTGATGATCAGGGGGGGTTCGTTCTCCACCGCCTCCCACCTTAACCGAGCGCGCGCCGGTTTTGTCAACGCGCCGTAAACTGAAGGCGTGGACTTCGTGGTCGAGGACTGGGGACGCGTCCCCTACGGCGAGGCCTGGGCGCGGCAGAAGGCGCTGCACGCCCGGGTGGTGCGCGGGGAGCGGCCGCCCACGCTGGTGCTCACCGAACACCCCCGCACCGTCACCCTGGGGCGGGCGGCCAGCGGCGAGAACCTGCTCTTCGCCGAGTCCTGGTACCGCCGGCAGGGGTTCGAACTCTTCTGGGTCGAGCGCGGCGGCGACGTGACCTACCACGGCCCCGGGCAGCTCGTCGCCTACTCCATCTTCCCGGTGGCCCGGCGGGTGCGCGACTTTCTGCGGTTGCTCGAAGCCGTCGTCGTGGACGTGGCCGAAAGCTACGGCTTGGAGGCCTACGCCACCCCCGGCTACGCCGGCGTCTGGGTGGGCGAGGAGAAGCTGGCCGCCTTCGGCGTCGCCGTCAAGCAGGGGGTGGCGCTGCACGGGCTGGCGCTCAACGTGAACACGAACCTCGAGGACTTTCAGGTCATCGTCCCCTGCGGCATCCGGGACAAGGGCGTCACCAGCCTGCAGCGGCTCTTGGGCCGCGAGCTCGACATGGACGAGGTGAAGACCCGCCTCACGGCCGCCTTCCGGGCGCGCTTCGCCGACGTGAGCGCGCCTACGCTGGGCCTTTCGGGGCCGGGTTAAGCTGGGTGCGATGAAGAAGATCACCCTCACCGACCCCGTGACCGGCGAGACCCGGGAGGTGCCGGTCGTGGAGGGCGGCGTTCGAGTCGACCGTCCCGAGCCGGTGGACCGGCAGCGACCCAACTGGCTCAAGGCCCCGTTGCCCACGGGGGGCACCTACGCGCGGCTGAAGGGGTTGGTGCAGGAGCTGGAGCTGCACACCGTCTGCCAGGAGGCGCGCTGCCCCAACGTGGGCGAGTGCTGGGTGCACGGCACCGCGACGATCATGATCCTGGGTAAGGTCTGCACCCGCGCCTGCAAGTTCTGTGCGGTCTCCACGGGCAACCCTGCGGGTTGGGTGGACTCCCGCGAGCCCGGGCACGTCGCCCGCGCGGTGGCCGAGCTGGGCCTGGGGTACGTGGTGCTCACCAGCGTGGATCGCGACGACCTGCCCGACGGGGGTGCGGGGCAGTTCGCCGCGGTGATCCGCGCCATCAAGGAACGGAGCCCCGGCGTGCGCGTCGAGGCGCTGACCCCCGACTTCCAGGGGGACACCGCGGCGGTGCGTACCGTGCTGGAAAGCGGCCTCGACGTCTTCGCCCACAACCTGGAGACGGTGCGCCGGCTCACGCCGCGGGTGCGCGACCCCCGGGCTGGTTACGACCAGAGCCTGGCCGTGCTTGACTACGCCGGTCGCTACCTCCGCGAGCGCGGGCTCGAGGTGCTTACCAAGTCGAGCCTGATGGTCGGCCTCGGCGAGACCGACGAAGAGATCGCTGAAGCGATGGACGACCTGCGCGCCGCGGGGGTGAGCCTCCTCACGATCGGGCAGTACCTGCGGCCCACCCGCCACCACCTGCCGGTGGAGCGCTACGTGACGCCCGAAGAGTTCGAAGCCTACCGCCGGTTGGGCCTCGAAAAAGGCTTCGTCGAGGTCTTTTCGGGTCCGCTGGTACGCAGCAGCTACCGCGCCGAGCGGGTCTTCAAGGAGGCCCAGGGTGGCTAAGCGCGTCTGGGAGGCGGGCGTCTTCGTCCTCTTCGCCGTGGTGGGGGCGCTCAGCCACAGCCGCGGGGTGACGCTCCCGGGCGTGCTCGAGACCGCCGTGCCGCTGTGGCTGGCCTGGGTGCTGACCGCCCGCTGGCGCGACCCTTACGAGGGCCCGCTTGCGAACCTCTTCATCGTCTGGGTGCTGGCGTTGCCGCTCGGCGTCGTGCTGCGGTCGCTGCTCAAGGGGTCGCTGCCCACCCCGGAGCTGCTGCCCTTCCTGCTCGTCGCCATGGCCTTTACGCTACCGTTCATGGCGCTGGGGCGGCGCCTCGCCTAGCTATACTGAGGGCATGAAACCCAAAGTGGCGTTCCTGGGGCTCGGGGCCATGGGCTACCCCATGGCCTGCAATCTGCAACGCGCCGGTTTTCCCACGCTGGTCTGGAACCGTACGGCCAGCAAGGCCGAGGCCCACGCGAAGGCCTGCGGTACGACCGCCGCGAGCCTCGAGGCGGCGGCGATGGCCGACGTGATCTTCAGCTGCCTGCCCACCTCCGCCGAGGTGGCCGAGCTGGTGGCGCGGATGCGCCCGCACCTGCACTCGGGCAGCGTCTGGGTGGACTGCACCTCGGGCGATCCGGAGGCGAGCCGGCGCATCGCGCGCGAACTCGGCGAGCTGGGCGTCGCTTTTCTGGACGCCCCCGTTTCCGGGGGCACCACCGGGGCCGAGGAGGGCACGCTCACGGTGATGGTGGGCGGATCCGAGGAGACCTTCGAGCGCGTGCGCCCGGTGCTCGAGGCCGTGGGCCGCAAGATCGTGCACGTGGGGCCGGTGGGCGCCGGCCACGCCCTCAAAGCGGTCAACAACACGTTGCTGGCCGTCAACCTCTGGGCCGCGGGCGAGGGGCTGGCGGCGCTCGTCAAGCAGGGGGTGGACCCGAACGTGGCGCTCGCGGTCATCAACGCCTCGAGCGGCCGTTCCAACGCCACCGAGAACCTGATCCCCGAACGCGTCGTCACCCGCGCCTGGCCCAACACCTTCAAGCTCGGTCTCCTCACCAAGGACGTGGGGATCGGCATGAAGGTGCTCGACGGGGCCGACCTGCCGGCGCCGCTACTCCGCCTGACCTACGAGGTCTACCAGATGGCCAAGCGCGAGATCGGTCCCGACGCCGACCACGCCGAGGCCCTCAAGCTGATCGAGCGCTGGGCCGGAGTGGAGATCGCCTGAGCACCGCGGTCAGCGCAGCCCGCGGCGCGCGTAACCCAGACCGGGGCTCGCCACCCACAGCTCGGTGCCGGCGCGGTCGAAGGCCAGCCGGCGTGCGAAGGGCCAGGCCAGCCCCTCGTTGAACGCCTGCCAGGTGCGGCCGGCGTCGGTGCTGCGCAGCACGCCGCGCGAAGCCGGATCGTAGCCTCCGGAGTAGAAGGCGCTCGAGCTCGCAGCGTAGAGCACGCCCGCGTCGCGCGGATCGATGGCCACGTCCCAGAGGAAGTCGCCTGGCAGTATCCGGGTCCAGCTCGCCCCGCCGTCATTGCTGCGGTAGAGCCCGCGCCCCGGCCCGAAAACCGCGACGTAGACCCGGCCCACCGCGTTCGGATCGAACCGGATCGCCGCGACTCCGCGCCAACCGTTGTCGGTAAAGACCTCCGCGCCGTCGCCCGCGAACTCGGGCGGCCCTACCCGCTCCCTGCTCCCGGCCTCGCCTCCGCGGGTCGAGCGCCAGAGCCCCGCCTCGCCCCCGGCCAATACCTGTTCCCCGCGCACGGCGGTATAACGGCAGCCGCCACAGGCGAGGACCCGTGTCCAGCCCGCCCCGTCGTCGCGGCTGCGGTAGACGTCTCCGCCCGCGGTCACGAAGAGGGTGCGCCGGTCGGCCGGGCTCTCGGGATCGACGCTCAGGCCCGAGAGGATGGACCCCGGCAGACCGGCGTCGGCGGGCGACCAGCTCCTGCCGTAGTCGCGGCTTACCAGGAGGGTGTGCCGCGTGTCCAGCTCCTGGGCCTGGCCGATCCAGACCACCCCCGCGCGCTCGGGGTCGGCGGCGAGCGCCAGGCTGTTGCCGCCATGGCCCATCCAGCTACCGGTATGGGCGGGGTCGTTGCAGGAGCGGAAGCTCGCCCCGTGGTCGTCGCTCGCGAAGCAGCCCAGGTCGGCGAGGCCGAAGTAGACGTGGCGCCCGTCGGCGTCGAAGGCAAGCTCGAACGGCACGATGTTGTCCACTCCCCGCGAGCGCCAGCCCGAGCCCGCGGCCTCGGTGTGGAGGGGCCGGACGGTGGCCCCGCCGTCGCGGCCGCCCCAGACGAACTGTCCGTCGGCCCAGTAGATGCGGTCGGGATCGGCAGGATCCTGGAAAAGCGTCTTGGCGTCGCCGCCGGGGCTGGTGCCGTGGGCCAATCCAGGTCCGCTCCAGCCGGGGTCCCAGTCGTCGGGTCCGCCGAGGCGCACCCAGCTTGCCCCATCGTTGGAGGTGGCGAAGAATTCCTTGGTGTCGAGGTCGAAAACGCGTACGCGCCCCCCGCCCGGCAACACCAGCAGGTTCCTGGAGCCGAGGGCGTCCGAAACGCGGGTAAACCTCCAGCCGGCGGCGTCCGCGGTGGCGCGGTAGAGGTGGCCGCCGTTCGGGTCGTCCGCCACGCAGGCGTAACCCGGGTCCCAGACGTCGCCATAGGTGGTGAGGTAGAGGACGTCGGGGTCGTCGGGGTCGAGGGCAAAGTCGGCGATCTGCCCCAGTTCGGCACCCACCCGTGTCCAGCTCACGCCGCCGTCGGCGCTCGCGAAGAGGGCCGTCTCCCCACAGGCGAAGCGCCCTTCTCCGGCCAGCACGAAGACCCGCTCGGAGTCGCGGGGGTCGACCGCGAGCTCGAGCAGATGGAGTCCCGCGGGCAGGCCGGTCGCGGTCACCGGCCGCCAGCTCCGTCCCCGGTCGTCGCTGCGGTAAACGGTTCCCTCGGCCACGTCGTAGGCCGGATGGTGGGTGAGGTAGCCCACGTTGGGAGCGGAGGGAGCAAAGCGTACGTCGGTAACGTAACCGTCGGCGAGCACGCGCACGAACGTGGCCCCGCCGTCGGCGCTGCGGTAGAGCCCGTCTTCGGTGCCCAGGTAGAGAACGACGGGATCGTGCGTGTCGAAGCCCACCCCGCTCACGTGGGTCGTCGCGAGGCCTTGCGCGGAGCCGATCGGTCGCCAGCTCGCGCCCCCGTCGCGTGAGAGGTAGGCCCCCGAGAGGTCGCTGCCCGCCAGCACGAGGCCGCCGGGACCCGCCGCGATGGCGTGAAAGGCGCCGCCGCCCCCGGGGTTGACGCGCTCCCAGGAAGCGCCTCCCGCCACCGGATTGCACGCGGCGAGCCATGCGAGCACCGCGCACCCCAGCAATGTCCTTAGGATTCGGTCCATTTTGTTTCACCGTAGCA
The DNA window shown above is from Oceanithermus desulfurans and carries:
- a CDS encoding WD40/YVTN/BNR-like repeat-containing protein; translation: MLAWLAACNPVAGGASWERVNPGGGGAFHAIAAGPGGLVLAGSDLSGAYLSRDGGASWRPIGSAQGLATTHVSGVGFDTHDPVVLYLGTEDGLYRSADGGATFVRVLADGYVTDVRFAPSAPNVGYLTHHPAYDVAEGTVYRSDDRGRSWRPVTATGLPAGLHLLELAVDPRDSERVFVLAGEGRFACGETALFASADGGVSWTRVGAELGQIADFALDPDDPDVLYLTTYGDVWDPGYACVADDPNGGHLYRATADAAGWRFTRVSDALGSRNLLVLPGGGRVRVFDLDTKEFFATSNDGASWVRLGGPDDWDPGWSGPGLAHGTSPGGDAKTLFQDPADPDRIYWADGQFVWGGRDGGATVRPLHTEAAGSGWRSRGVDNIVPFELAFDADGRHVYFGLADLGCFASDDHGASFRSCNDPAHTGSWMGHGGNSLALAADPERAGVVWIGQAQELDTRHTLLVSRDYGRSWSPADAGLPGSILSGLSVDPESPADRRTLFVTAGGDVYRSRDDGAGWTRVLACGGCRYTAVRGEQVLAGGEAGLWRSTRGGEAGSRERVGPPEFAGDGAEVFTDNGWRGVAAIRFDPNAVGRVYVAVFGPGRGLYRSNDGGASWTRILPGDFLWDVAIDPRDAGVLYAASSSAFYSGGYDPASRGVLRSTDAGRTWQAFNEGLAWPFARRLAFDRAGTELWVASPGLGYARRGLR